TTTTTCTGGCCTCTGGTCAGGATCCTGGCGTTAATCAGCACTGCGCCCATATTTAATGAACGCGCTATTACGCGCCGTGTAAAAATCGGTTTGGGAGTTTTAATTACGATAGTCGTCTCCCCAACCCTTCCCCCTAGCTCTATCCCGGTATTTTCAGGTGCAGGCATCTGGATGCTGCTTCAGCAAATACTGATTGGTGCAACGTTGGGCTTTGTCATGCAATTGGCGTTTGCGGCCATTCGGCTAGCCGGTGAAATGATTGGTTTGCAGATGGGCCTCTCGTTTGCCACCTTTTTTGACCCAAGCGGTGGCCCCAATATGCCTGTAATATCGCGTTTTATGAATTTACTGGCACTGTTACTTTTTCTTAGTATGAACGGCCATTTATGGCTTATCTCAATGCTGGTCGATAGTTTTCACACG
This sequence is a window from Dickeya aquatica. Protein-coding genes within it:
- the fliR gene encoding flagellar biosynthetic protein FliR, with amino-acid sequence MVTLSSIDMIGWFNQFFWPLVRILALISTAPIFNERAITRRVKIGLGVLITIVVSPTLPPSSIPVFSGAGIWMLLQQILIGATLGFVMQLAFAAIRLAGEMIGLQMGLSFATFFDPSGGPNMPVISRFMNLLALLLFLSMNGHLWLISMLVDSFHTLPVSAAPINGNVFLAIAQAGGKIFANGLTLALPLITLLLTINMALGLLSRLAPQLTIFAIGFPITLFSGISALGFLIFLISPYAERLFGETYDLIADLIGRF